A stretch of Elephas maximus indicus isolate mEleMax1 chromosome 20, mEleMax1 primary haplotype, whole genome shotgun sequence DNA encodes these proteins:
- the LOC126063700 gene encoding olfactory receptor 4P4-like — translation MENINNVTEFILLGLSQNKKIKSLCFQLFLLCCIAIWMGNLLIIISITCSQLIGQPMYFFLNYLALSDLCYTSTVTPRLVTGLLEERNTISYISCMAQLFAMHFFGVIEVFILTVMAYDHYVAICKPLHYTVIMSRRRCYVLVFACCTGAFLHSFMQCLLTISLPFCGPNEIDHYFCDVYPLLKLACTDTYSVGILVVANSGTMGLVNFVVFMLSFFFILYTVRVYPAESRSKALSTCSSHVTVVVLFFVPVLFIYIRPASTFPEDKVFALFYTIIVPMFNPLIYTLRNMEMKKALRKVWCQNPFLIGRQLA, via the coding sequence ATGGAAAATAtcaataatgtcactgaatttattCTGTTGGGACTTTCTCAgaacaagaaaattaaaagtttGTGCTTTCAATTATTCTTACTTTGTTGCATAGCTATTTGGATGGGAAACTTGCTCATAATCATTTCCATCACTTGCAGTCAGCTAATAGGTCaacccatgtacttctttcttaaTTACCTTGCTCTCTCAGACTTGTGTTATACCTCAACGGTGACGCCCAGGCTGGTCACGGGCTTACTGGAAGAAAGGAACACGATCTCTTATATTAGCTGCATGGCACAGCTTTTTGCTATGCATTTCTTTGGGGTGATTGAGGTCTTCATCCTcacagtgatggcctatgaccactACGTGGCCATCTGCAAACCCCTGCACTACACTGTCATCATGAGCAGGAGGAGGTGTTATGTATTGGTCTTTGCTTGCTGTACTGGGGCATTTCTGCATTCCTTTATGCAATGTCTCCTCACTATCAGTCTACCTTTCTGTGGCCCCAATGAGATAGATCACTACTTCTGCGATGTCTATCCTTTGCTGAAACTGGCCTGCACTGACACATACAGTGTCGGGATCCTGGTTGTCGCCAATTCAGGCACGATGGGTTTGGTGAATTTTGTTGTCTTCATGCtgtcctttttcttcattttgtacaCCGTCAGGGTTTACCCAGCTGAAAGCCGCAGCAAAGCTCTTTCCACGTGCAGTTCTCACGTAACAGTTGTGGTTCTATTCTTTGTGCCTGTCCTGTTTATTTACATTAGACCAGCCTCCACTTTTCCAGAAGATAAAGTGTTTGCCCTTTTCTACACCATCATTGTCCCCATGTTCAACCCTCTGATCTACACTCTGAGAAACATGGAGATGAAGAAAGCATTGAGGAAAGTTTGGTGTCAGAATCCATTTTTGATTGGAAGGCAATTGGCCTGA
- the LOC126063702 gene encoding olfactory receptor 4P4-like, with protein MENINNVTEFILLGLSQNKTNKSLCFLIFLFCYIAIWMGNLLIIISISCSQLTGQPMYFFLNYLAFSDLCYTSTVTPKLLTDLLKERNRISYASCMAQLFAMHVFVGGEIFILTIMAYDRYVAICKPLHYTVIMSRRRCHVLVFACCTGAFLHSFAQSLLTINLPFCGPNEIDHYFCDVYPLLKLACTDTYSVGILAVANSGMIGLVNFVVLMLSYFLILYTVRVHPAKSRSKALSTCSSHITVVVLFFVPILYIYIRPAATSPEDKVFALFYTIFAPMFNPLIYTLRNTEMKNAMRKVWCHNPLFTGRQME; from the coding sequence ATGGAAAATAtcaataatgtcactgaattcatACTTTTGGGACTTTCCCAGAACAAGACAAATAAAAGTTTGTGCTTTCTAATATTCTTATTTTGTTACATAGCTATATGGATGGGAAACTTGCTCATAATCATTTCCATCAGTTGCAGTCAGCTAACAGGTCAacccatgtatttctttcttaATTACCTTGCTTTCTCAGACCTGTGTTATACCTCAACGGTGACACCCAAGCTACTCACTGACTTACTGAAAGAAAGGAACAGAATTTCTTATGCTAGCTGCATGGCACAGCTTTTTGCTATGCACGTCTTTGTAGGGGGTGAAAtcttcatccttacaatcatggcctatgatcgctatgtggccatctgcaaacccctgcactacacagtcatcatgagcAGGAGGAGGTGTCATGTATTGGTCTTTGCTTGCTGTACTGGGGCATTTCTGCATTCCTTTGCGCAGTCCCTCCTCACTATCAACTTacccttctgtggccccaatgaGATAGATCACTACTTCTGCGATGTCTATCCTTTGCTGAAACTGGCCTGCACTGACACATACAGTGTCGGGATCCTGGCTGTCGCCAATTCAGGCATGATTGGTTTGGTGAATTTTGTTGTCTTGATGCTGTCTTACTTCTTGATTTTGTATACCGTCAGGGTTCACCCTGCCAAAAGCCGCAGCAAAGCTCTTTCCACTTGCAGTTCCCACATAACAGTTGTGGTTCTCTTCTTTGTGCCTATCCTGTACATTTATATTAGACCAGCTGCAACTTCTCCAGAAGATAAAGTGTTTGCTCTTTTCTACACCATCTTTGCTCCCATGTTCAACCCTCTGAtctacactttgagaaacacgGAGATGAAGAATGCCATGAGGAAAGTGTGGTGCCACAATCCACTTTTTACCGGAAGGCAAATGGAATGA